Below is a genomic region from Argonema galeatum A003/A1.
CAAAAATTATATTCAAAAAATAGTTTTTCTTTTTTTCAGTCTCAAGCTCCTTCTTTACTTTTTGACTTTTGACTTTTAATATCAAATCCGTCTACGTCGGAATTGTTCGTTTTTCCCCTCTGCCCCTCTCTCCTTCTCCCCTCCCCGTGGGACGGGGAGGGGTAGGGGGTGGGGTTGCCCCTCTGCGGCCATAATGATTCAGACACAACCGTAAACGATATAACTTTTGACTTCAGCCACGACGTTGATTCAGCATATTCATAGCCATCGACAGACTAATTTTCATGCGCTTAAAAGCAGCCGCAAGCGTACCGATTTCGTCGTTGGAATTTTGCTCAAATTCAGCGTCCATATTGCCCGTGCTTACCTCATTGGCAACTTTAACCATACGGTTGATGGGGCGAAGAACCGCTACTCTGAGTAAAATATTGGTAATCAAAATTGCCATCCCAAAAGCAGCCCCTACTATTGCCATGAATAGCAAAAATGAGCGATGGGCGCTGTTAATTACTTCAGTGGCTGGTACGTAAATTACCTGAGCGCCAATAATTTCATTTAACTTCCAACCAAAGCCATTTTCGCTGCCGTAAGTCGCTATCTGACTCTTGGGCGCAGCCGCTGGAGTGCTGTGACAGCGCAAGCAACTTTGCTCCGAGATTACAATGGGTCGAGCAATGTAAAATAACTTTCCACTGGGATATTCACGATAGTCACTCAATTCCTTTAAACTTGTATTTTTACGTAAATTTTCGACCAACTGGGTTTCAAAATTATCAGCTTTATCCCGTAAGTTGCTTGGATTGAGAGTTGCTTCTTTGTAAAAGAAATCTTTATATTTCGAGTTGGTACGAAAATTCTCAAATACTTCTCTAGCAGAATACGCTGGTACTGTTTCCGGTAAAAACTGTGCCTCTGTCTCCAATCTAGGTTCTAATAGAGGATTGATTTGATTGTTTGTGTAGTTACGCACTGAACTCATAGTTTCCATGAGAAGTACGGCTTTGGACGTTACTTCATTTTCTGCCTTTTCATTTAAAACAGCAGAAAATGCCAAGCCACTCATGGTGATTCCACCGAGAACAACTAAAATTAAAATCAAGTTAAATTTTTTACTGAGGTTTAGATTTCTTAACACTTCTCGCTCTCTCTGTAAAGACGCGCCTAAAGTTTAGCACAATTATCTTTGATGATGTAAACTAATTTAGCCCTTGGCTGCTGTTCGCTATCCACCCCTATGCTTTCACGCCGTTTACTTCTAGCTCAAATACTGATGTTTTTGGCGGGTTGTGCCTCCGTCAACGACCGCCCAGGCAAAAATTTAGAAAAATTAATAATTGGGGTAGTTTCCGATGGGGAAGGCCCCCGTTCTACTGAAAAATACGATCGCTTAATTGCTTATTTAGAAAGCCAGACAAGAACCTTGATTGAACTAGAGCCTGCCTATAACGAAATCAAGGCAGTTGAGCAGATAAAACGCCAAAATTGGGATTTAGCGTTTGCTTCCCCTGGGTTAGCAGCTATTGCGATCGCCAAAGCACAGTATTTACCCTTATTCCCGCTACAGGGAATTAGCAGTTTGCAGTCTGTATTCGCCGTACTTAACGAAAGTCGAATTAAACAGCTAGCTGACTTGGCTAGAAAGAAAGTTGCTTTGGGTCAACCGGGTTCTGCGACTGGATATTATGTGCCTCTGAACGAGCTGCGCGGTACTACTCTAGCAGAAGTGCGCTTAGCACCTACACCACGAACAGTTCTGGAGTGGATAGCCAAAGGAGAGGTTGCTGCTGGCGCTTTGTCGAGAGAGGCATTCGATCGCTATCGCTCAGAGTTTAGTTCCACAAACTTTCGGATTATTCATGCGAGTCCTAAAATTCCTGCGGGAGCAGTTTTGATCGGCCCCAAAGTTGAACGCAACCAACAAGAACTGATTAAAAAAGTGATGAGTAATGTGTCTCCAGAACTGGCTCAAGAGGCTGGTTACATACCAAACGCTAAAGCGCCCAATTATGATTCTTTGATCGCTCTGATTCAAAAAGTAGAATCTCTGGAAGCGCGGCTACAAAAAAAGCCTGTGCGTTTGTAAACCTTTATTCAATAACTTCATCCTCGAATGTTACACCCTCATAAATATCGCTCATCGACATCTCTACTTCTAGCGAAACCAAAGAAATATTAGCATCTGCACCTTCGTACTCCTGAAATAACCACTTTTCTGATTCATTTTTGACATATTGTTCCACTGAATACTCATACTGGTCAATCAGCAAATACTCACGTAATGTAGGAATAGACCGATAGAAACGAAACTTCTTACCTCTGTCAAAATCACTCGTAGAATTAGAAAGCACTTCCACAATCAGTGAAGGATTGGTCACCTCATCTTTGCGCCCTTCATTCAGAATTGGCTGACCCGCGATCGCCATCACATCAGGATAGAAACCCCGCCGATATACAGGAATCCATAACCGCAAATCGCTCAAGAAAATTTCGTATTCTTTTCCCCGAACCAAATTGCCTAATACCCTACCCAAATTACGGATAATCCGGTTATGATTAATCGTGCCACCTGTCATTGGGATAATTTCTCCATCATGATATTCACTTCTGATCTCAGCAGTTTCTTCTAACTTCCGATACTCTTCTAAAGTAGATAAGCGTTGTTGAGTTTGAGTTAACATTTTTTTCTAATGGTGAGGGAATTTGTAACTATGCAATAAACTAACATATTTCGCATTTTATTCAGGAACTTCATCCTCAAATGTTACACCCTCATAAATATCACTCATCAACATCTCTACTTCTAGCGAAACCAAAGAAACATTAGCATTTGCACCTTCGTACTCCTGGAATAACCACTTTTCTGATTCATTTTTGACATATTGTTCCACCGAATACTCATACTGGTCTATCAGTAAATACTCACGCAATGTAGGAATAGACCGATAGAAACGAAATTTCTTACCTCTGTCAAAATCCCGCGTCGAATTAGAAAGCACTTCCACAATAAGTGAAGGATTGATCACCTCGTCTTTGCGCCCTTCATTCAGAATTGGCTGACCCGCGATCGCCATCACATCAGGATAGAAACCCCGCCGATATACAGGAATCCATAACCGTAAATCGCTCATAAATACTTCGGCATTTTTTCCGCGCAAAGCTGATTTCAAATAGGCATACATATTGCCTATAATCCGGTTATGATTAATCGTGCCACCTGTCATAGCGATAATTTCTCCATCATGATATTCACTTCGGAAGTCAGCAGTTTCTTCTAACTTTCGATACTCTTCTAAAGTGGATAAGTGTTGTTGAGTTTGAGTTAACATTGTTTTCTAATGCTGAGGTAATTTCCAACTGCATATCGAAAACATCCCTTACCGATATATTTGCCAAAACGGGATGCTTCTTGCTTATTTATGAGATAGTAACATAATTTGGCAAAAACTATGTTACTTTTTTGTACTTCGCCAATGCAGAAGGCCAAGTAGCTTTTGCCAACAACGGTTGTAAATCTTTAGCAATGCGAGTAGCTAAAATTTCATGTCCGGCTGAATTTGGATGGATAACATCATCTTGTCGATAACGGGTATCATCCAAAATTCCTTTGAAAATTTGAGGAATCAGATAAGCGTGGGTGTCTTTGGCAATACGATCGTATATTTCTTGATATGTGTCTTTAGTCAGGCCGATATTTATGCCCAAAAGAACGACAATCCCTCCTTTATCTTGAATAGTTGTGACAATTTGCCGTAAATTTTGTTCTGTTTGAGCTTTTGGGATTTTTTGCAGAAAATCGTTTCCACCTAATTCCACAATGACTAACCAAGGTTCTCCGGTAATCACATCAGTTTGCAGACGGCTTAGTCCCGCTGCGGTTGTATCGCCGCTGACACCGCGATTTACGATTGGCAAACCTAGCTGGCGACTGAGGACGCTGGGAAACGCCTCTGTCTCTGCTACGCCATATCCTGAAGCGATGCTATCCCCCAAAACGATGACTTGTTTACCCGCGCCAAGTTTGAGGTTTTTCATAGAAGCGAGATTGTCGCCACAACTGGTGAAGACAAGCAGGGAACAGAACATCAAAACAAAGAAATTTAACAGTCGGCGGTTTTTCATATTTAAAATGCGATCGGCTAGCTGAAAAAACATCTAAATTTATCTGTATATAACGTAAGTTGCTAGTTATAAGATTAGCGCTGCTCTTTGTTACGTAGTTGCAATGCCGCGCTCTTATTCCAACTGGGATAAGAGCGCGGCATCGCAACTACGTACCTAATCTTAGCCTCAATTATATAACTAGCAACTTGCGTTATTATATTATAATGGAAACGATTTCTCAGTCTGAGTTGAAGATGGATTACGCGATCGCACTTTCCACTCTCAAACAATCCGATCCTATCTTGGCAACCCTAATTGAACGAGTTGGTGCTTGCCAACTCTACGAGGTACAGTTGTCTGGAGACTTGCTGTTTTCCTTATCGCGATCGATCTTCTACCAACAACTCTCCACGAAAGCCGCCACAACCATTCATCGTAGATTTCTCCAGCTTTATCCTGACACACCCTTTCCCAGCGCATTGGATATCCTCAACACACCCGACGAAGTGTTGCGGGGTGTAGGAATTTCGCGTCCCAAAATCCTCTATTTGAAAAACCTTGCTCAGAAAGTGCTGGATGGATTGCCGACTCTGGCTTTCTTTGAGGAAATGGATGACGAATCTATTATCCAGACTCTAACGCCGCTGAAAGGAGTTGGACGCTGGACAGTGCAAATGCTGCTGATTTTCCGTCTGCATCGATTGGATGTGCTGGCTGTTGATGACTTGGGTATTCGTGCTGGAATTCGCCGACTCTATAACTTGGCAGAACTTCCCGATAAAAAGACTGTAGAGCGTTTCGGGCAAAAGTGGCAGCCCTATCGATCGATCGCTTCTTGGTATCTGTGGCGTAGTCTGGAAATTTATAGCTAGGGATTAGGGGCTAGGGAAGAGGGAAGAGGGAAGAGGGAAAAGGGTTACAGAGTAAGGGATAGAAGGTCAAAGGTAAGAGTTGGAGTTGTCCTAACCGACTTTCATCGGTTGCTATAGTGAAATCTGAGTCGGCTTTCCACACCTTTCCGCAATACAGGAATCGCTCCAAAAGAACAAAATCAAAATGGGAACATTAGAGAGGAAAGGTGTTGCGGCTGTGCAATTAGATCTAACTCAGTTGGCCCTAGATGAGAGCTTTGCCAGAGAGATCTCAACCGACGAGATGCCCGCTGGTGGCAACGATCCAAATCGTTTTGATTGGAAAGAAGCGTGGTATCCCGTTCATTACGTGCAAGACTTGGACAAGTCGAAACCGACGCCTTTCACTCTGCTAGGCAGAGATATTGTCATTTGGTGGGATAAAAATACTTCCTCCTGGAGCGTATTTGAGGACAAATGTCCCCACCGCCTTGCACCTCTGTCAGAGGGTAGGATTGCCCAGGATGGGCTTTTAGAGTGTCCGTACCACGGTTGGGCTTTTTCGGGGGATGGCAGTTGCGATCGCATCCCACAGCAGCTTGATGGTGCCAAAGCGGAGAATTCTCAACGCGCCTGTGTGGCTTCCCTACCTACGTGCGATCGCCAGGGACTGTTGTTTGTGTACCCCGGTAAGCCGGAAAATGCCGCTAAAACCAAAGTTCCTCTAGTCAATTTGCTAGATGAATCTCCCCAGGATTGGATTTGCCTCAACACCTTTAGGGATCTGCCTTATGATGCGCTTACACTCCTAGAAAACGTGCTGGATGCCAGTCATGTTTCCTACACTCACCACGGCACCGTAGGAAACAGGACTAATGCTGGCCCAGTCGAACTTGAGGTCAAAGAATCTGGCAAACAAGGCTTCCAAGGAATATGGGAAGAAGGGCCGCGACGAGGAACCTTGGGGCGGCAGGACACCACGTTCGTCGCGCCTGCTTTGATGTGGCACGACCTCACCTCCAAGCAGTTTGGCAGAACGCTGACCGTCGTCTACGCTACTCCTATTCGCAAAGGGGAATGTAGACTGTTTGCCCGCTTTCCCTTCCAGTTTTCCTCGAAAATACCTGCCTTTTTCATGAAGCTGACGCCGCGCTGGTACTCTCACATCGGACAGAATGGCGTCTTGGAAGATGACCAGATTTTCTTGCACTATCAGGAACGTTATCTGGAGGCGTCCGGCGGTAGCGCCAACTTTGCCAAGGCGTTCTATTTGCCGACAAAGGCCGATCGCTTTGTGTCAGAGTTACGTAAATGGGTGAATAACTACAATGCCGACCCATTTCCCGGTGCCAGCTTACCGCCACCTTTGCCCAAGGAAAAGCTGATGGATCGGTATTATTCCCATACACAGAAGTGTGCTAGCTGTAGTGCCGCCCTAGTTAAAATTCAGCAGATCAGGATGTGGTTTGCGATAATTGGTGCGATCGTTTGGGCGATCGCGCCACTTCTGGCTGTCTACCTGGAAAATGCCCTTTTGCCTGTAGCGATCGCGATCGCGGTGAGCCTTGGCTTCGGTGCCTTGTGGTTCCGGCTAGGCAAGCTTCAGAGGCAGTTTTACGAGGGTCGGCATATACCGCCGCGCAACCTGCCTGAGAAAATCCGGCCTTAAATCTGCTACTTTTCAAACGAACATTTTGTAGTAGCACAGCATCATCAGTATGTCGGTCATACCAAGATTTTAATTAGCTGTGCTACTACGACCGCATATTTGACAAGGGAAGAACCATAATGCTTGGTTAAGCATTATTGACAAGTACCAAACTTAGCCTAATTGTGTTGATTTTTAATTAGTTCTATCGATGGTAAATGTTGCCGATAAAATAGGGGCAATTCTTCGGCTATGCTTATCCAAGCACTAATTACTTGCGGTGCTTCAATTAGCAAGATGACCAGAAGAGTAATTATAAACTTGCGATAATTCAATTTTTTGGCGGCTTGGCTTTTATTTTCTTTCGATTGTTTGGTTGACGAAACAGTAACTTTAACCATAAGTTCTTCCTCGAAACTCTAGGTACATCCTAAACAACAGAAAAATCAAAGTCGAGGGCAATTAGGTTTAACTGTTATTTTCTTTTGCCCTATTTTTTAGGGCAGATAGGGCAATGTAACAAAATCTATCTGCCCTAGACTGGGTAAGACTAATTTGATATACTCTTAAAATCGAGTAAATTACGCAACTGGTACATTAATCAAAGGTACGTTGTTGCGCTTTAGCGCTAAAGCGCAACAACGTACCTAAGAGTTAATCCTTGTCTTGTGACAATTGTGTAAGTCCTATATCAAAAATAATCCCTAGAAAATGTTATGCTGGAATCTGATAAAGTGCAATCAAGTGCAGAGGGGAAAATTAAACTCAGGGAAGCTTATAAAAATAAAAATCCCAAGTTGACCATAGCGCAACTGGCGGAAAAAGCTTCTGTCTCTGAAGATACCATTAAGCGATTACTTGGGACAAAAGAATGCCCTAACGGGGTGGAAAGATGGCAAGTTAGTCAGATTGCCAAAGTTTTGGAAATCGAACCAACCGAAATAGTTGACCCGAAAGACTGGTATCCCCAGCAGATTAACCAGGAATTTGACGCACTGATTCAAGAAAAGATTCGCAGATTTTGCGGTCGAACATTTGTATTTGATACTTTTGAAAAATTTCTCAAAGATAATCCCTCCGGTTATTTTACCGTCGTAGGTGATGCGGGAATGGGGAAAAGTGCCATTGCTGCGAAGTATGTTGATAAATACCAATCTCCCTGCTATTTTAATATTTTGGCAGAACGGCGCAATCGCCCGGAACTATTTCTGCAAAGTATTCGCCAACAACTGATTAATCGTTACGAATTGAGGGAGGCGAAAGAAGATAATTTACCGACTTTGTTGGCGAAAGTTAGTCAAAAAATTCCTGCTGGGGAACGGTTGGTGATTGTAGTTGATGCGCTGGATGAAGTGGAACAAGAACCGGGAGGTAATCTATTACATTTACCGACAACTTTGCCGGATAGGGTTTATTTTCTGTTAACTAGACGACCTTATACTCTGGAAACAAAGCGTTTGTTTGTATCGCCGGGAGTGGTGATGAAGGAATTAGATTTAAGGGGAGAGGATTATGTGAATTTTAGCCGGGAAGATGTGAAAGAGTATATTCGCTTATTTCTCTATGAAGACTCAGAATATAAGGATGGGTTGAGAAAATGGATTCAAGAACGCCATATCGCTGCTGAACTTTTTGTTGAGCAGGTGGCGGATAAGAGCAAAAACAATTTTATGTATCTCCGCTATATTTTACCGACGATTGCTAAAGGTGAATATGATGACTTGAGTTTAAGGCAATTGCCGGATGGTCTTGTAAATTATTATCAAAACCATTGGGTGCGGATGGGGATGCAAACCAAAGAAATGCGGAAAAATGCCATCATCCTCTATCTACTTGTAGTGGCGGGTAAGCCGATTACCTGCGATTCTATTGCTCGGATAACCAAGCGAGATAAATATGAAGTTTTGGAGGTATTGGAAAATAAGGATTGGTTTGAGTTGCTGAGAAGACAGCAGCTAAAGGGGGAAACTTGTTATACAATTTATCACCAAAGTTTTGCCGATTTTCTGCGAGATAAGCCCACTCTGAAGAGAAATGAGATTCTGTTGGATGATATTCAACGCCTTCTTTCCGATGGTAATGACCGCATTTGGGAAGAAATAGAAGAAGATGAGGAAGAAAAAATAGAAGAAGATGAGGAAGAGGATGAAAATGAGTAGACTTGCTAAGAGATTAGCAAAAATGTCCCCCAGCGACCAGCGACTCTTCCTCGATGACCCCAGTACCAAGGCGAAGACAGGACAGTTAGAAAAGCTTTACCAAATTTTGACTCAGTTTGACTTTTTAGCAGCAAAGATTAATCATCCTGAGTTTGGCGTGCAATCTCTGATGGCTGATTATGATTTGCTGGATGATGCAGAAGTTTTAACTCATCCTGAGTACAACTCTGAGAAAGTAAAAGCGCTGAAATTGATACAAGGGGCGCTGGGACTTTCTGCCCGTATTTTGAATCAAGATAAGACACAGCTTGCAATTCAATTGTGCGGGCGTTTGGCTAGTTTGAAAATGCCAGAAATTCAGGAACTCCTTGTCCAGGCAAAGCCGAGTAAAACTCCTTGGTTTCGCCCCTTAAAAAATTACTTAACTTCCCCAACTGCGCGGTTGCTGTTTACTTTTAAAGGTCATAGCGACTCGGTAAGAGCAGTCGCCATCACACCGGATGGGAAAAAAGCGATTTCTGGTTCTGATGACAAAACTCTCAAACTGTGGAATTTGGAAACAGGGTCGGAACTGTTTACTTTTAATGGTCATAGCGGTTGGGTAAGAGCAGTCGCCATCACACCGGATGGGAAAAAAGCGATTTCTGGTTCTGATGACAAAACTCTCAAACTGTGGANNNNNNNNNNNNNNNNNNNNNNNNNNNNNNNNNNNNNNNNNNNNNNNNNNNNNNNNNNNNNNNNNNNNNNNNNNNNNNNNNNNNNNNNNNNNNNNNNNNNATTTGGAAACAGGGTCGGAACTGTTTACTTTTAATGGTTATAGCGGTTGGGTAAGAGCAGTCGCCATCACACCGGATGGGAAAAAAGCGATTTCTGGTTCTTATGACAAAACTCTCAAACTGTGGAATTTGGAAACAGGGAAAGAAATTGCCACTTTCACTGCTGAGTATCCAATAAATTGCTGCGCGATTGCATCGGATGGAGTGACAATTGTGGTGGGTGAAAAATGGGGACAGGTGTATTTTTTGCGCCTGGAAGGAATAGAAAAATAACCATGAACACCACACCTCTATCCCCAACTACCTACCCAACCGAATTTAGGCAAATAATTAGCGAAAAAAGCGCTAATTTTGTCGGTCGCGAATTCGTCTTTTCTGCCATTAACAACTTTCTTTCTCGCCAAAACCGAGGTTACTTTACGATTCTCGGCGCACCCGGTAGCGGCAAAAGTGCAATCCTCGCCAAATATGTGAGCGAAAATCCCCAAGTTATCTATTACAATGCGGGAGTTGCGGGAAAAAATCGCGCTGAAGAATTTCTCGCGATTGTTTGTAGTGAATTGCTGCGGCGAATCGGGAATGGGAACGCATCAGAGGAGAGTTGGTCGCTTTCTCTGTTACTTCAGAAAATCAGCGATTTACTATCACCCGATGAACGGTTGATAATTGCCATTGATGCTTTAGATAGGATTGATGCTAACCACCAACCCCCAGGCACAAATTTATTTTATCTGCCCAGATATCTACCCGATAAAGTTTATTTTATTCTGACTCGTCGCCCGTTTTTGCGTGAGAAATCTGGTTTATTAATTGAAGCACCTTTTCAAATTTTGGATTTGTCAGCATACCCGCAGGAAAATCGGGAAGATGTGCGAAATTATATCAATACTTACCTTTCCGCAACTCCAACTCCCCCCTTCTTAAGGGGGGTTGGGGGGGATCTCAATATCAATCAACAAGAATTCATCGAACAGCTTATCGCCGAAAGCGATAATAACTTCATGTATCTGAGTCAAATATTACCTGTTATTGCTGAGAAATTGGTTGCAGGGTCTTTGGGTGAGGAACTCAAAAACCCGTTTTCTCCTAAAGAAACCGGGTTTCTTACCCCAGGTTTAGCAGCATATTACCAAAATCATTGGCAACAAATGATAGGTAATACTTTGGATGCGATTGAATTAGCCGTAATCAAGATTTTGTCGCAGCAAAAACAACCAATTTCAGCAGAATTAATTGCAGAAATGATAAATGAAGATGAATATGATGTAGAAGAAGTGTTGGAAAATTGGCGGGAATTCTTACATCAGGAAATAATAAGAGGAGAAAATTGTTATAGTTTTTATCATTCTAAGTTTCGGGACTGGCTGAGCCAAAATACCTCACCCTGAAGGGTGGGGCTATACAAACAAAGCCTGCCTTCGCAGGCTATAAGAACGGAAGCCCACCTTCGTGGGCTTGGTATGTGTAGCCCCACCCTTCAGGGTGAGGGCGTTTGAAAAAAATGGCGAAGGTATTGTTGAAGAAACCGGGTTTCGCGTACCTACGCACCTGAAAAGCGCGGTTAGTCTAGATTCCAGTTATTAGGGGCAGTTATTGCAGGATATTGACGTAATCTAGATGCTGAGCGCTATTCGTTTTCCTCTCAAAATATTTCAAAATGTAACAAATAATGACCCTAACATCCTCAATTAACAACAGTCAGCGACTTCAACTCGCTCCCTTGGAAATCCCGACTCGTCTGCTGCTTGGCCCAGGCCCCTCCAATGCCCATCCAGCCGTCCTGCAAGCGATGAATACTCCCCCCGTAGGACACCTCGACCCGGCATTTCTGGCGCTGATGGATGAGATCCAGAGCTTGCTGCGCTACGTTTGGCAGACGGAAAACCCGCTCACGATCGCAGTTAGCGGTACGGGAAGCGCCGCAATGGAAGGAACGATCGCCAACGTCACCGAACCGGGCGATGTCGTTTTGGTTGGTGTCAGCGGATACTTCGGCAATCGCCTCGTCGATATGGCGGGACGATACGGCGCGGACGTGCGAACCATTACCAAACCGTGGGGACAAGTCTTTACCCTAACCGAATTGCGGACAGCGCTAGAAACTCACCGTCCGGCTATCCTGGCTTTAGTCCATGCGGAAACATCCACAGGGGCGCGTCAACCTTTGTCAGGAGTGGGTGACCTGTGTCGCGAATTTGACTGTCTCCTGTTGCTGGATACGGTAACCAGTCTGGGCGGCGTTCCCATATTTCTAGATGAGTGGGGAGTCGATCTAGCTTATAGTTGCAGTCAGAAAGGGTTGGGTTGTCCTCCCGGTGCTTCCCCATTTACGATGAGTCCCCGTGCAGTAGAGAAATTACAGCAACGTCGCAATAAAGTTGCCAACTGGTATCTGGATATGACGTTATTGTCTAAGTACTGGGGAAAGGAACGCATCTATCACCACACAGCCCCCATTAACTTGTACTATGCTCTGCGGGAAGCCCTGCGTTTAGTTGCCGAAGAAGGTGTGGAAAACTCTTGGCAGCGTCATCAAAAGAATGTGGAGTATCTTTGGCAGGGATTGGAAGACTTGGGACTCTCCCTCCACGTCCAGCGAGAGTTTCGCCTGCCAACCCTAACTACTGTCTGCATTCCAGAGGGTGTAGATGGGAAGGCAGTATCGCGCCAGTTGCTTACTGAATACGGCATTGAGATTGGCGGCGGACT
It encodes:
- a CDS encoding c-type heme family protein translates to MLRNLNLSKKFNLILILVVLGGITMSGLAFSAVLNEKAENEVTSKAVLLMETMSSVRNYTNNQINPLLEPRLETEAQFLPETVPAYSAREVFENFRTNSKYKDFFYKEATLNPSNLRDKADNFETQLVENLRKNTSLKELSDYREYPSGKLFYIARPIVISEQSCLRCHSTPAAAPKSQIATYGSENGFGWKLNEIIGAQVIYVPATEVINSAHRSFLLFMAIVGAAFGMAILITNILLRVAVLRPINRMVKVANEVSTGNMDAEFEQNSNDEIGTLAAAFKRMKISLSMAMNMLNQRRG
- a CDS encoding phosphate/phosphite/phosphonate ABC transporter substrate-binding protein — protein: MLSRRLLLAQILMFLAGCASVNDRPGKNLEKLIIGVVSDGEGPRSTEKYDRLIAYLESQTRTLIELEPAYNEIKAVEQIKRQNWDLAFASPGLAAIAIAKAQYLPLFPLQGISSLQSVFAVLNESRIKQLADLARKKVALGQPGSATGYYVPLNELRGTTLAEVRLAPTPRTVLEWIAKGEVAAGALSREAFDRYRSEFSSTNFRIIHASPKIPAGAVLIGPKVERNQQELIKKVMSNVSPELAQEAGYIPNAKAPNYDSLIALIQKVESLEARLQKKPVRL
- a CDS encoding Uma2 family endonuclease, with protein sequence MLTQTQQRLSTLEEYRKLEETAEIRSEYHDGEIIPMTGGTINHNRIIRNLGRVLGNLVRGKEYEIFLSDLRLWIPVYRRGFYPDVMAIAGQPILNEGRKDEVTNPSLIVEVLSNSTSDFDRGKKFRFYRSIPTLREYLLIDQYEYSVEQYVKNESEKWLFQEYEGADANISLVSLEVEMSMSDIYEGVTFEDEVIE
- a CDS encoding Uma2 family endonuclease; amino-acid sequence: MLTQTQQHLSTLEEYRKLEETADFRSEYHDGEIIAMTGGTINHNRIIGNMYAYLKSALRGKNAEVFMSDLRLWIPVYRRGFYPDVMAIAGQPILNEGRKDEVINPSLIVEVLSNSTRDFDRGKKFRFYRSIPTLREYLLIDQYEYSVEQYVKNESEKWLFQEYEGANANVSLVSLEVEMLMSDIYEGVTFEDEVPE
- a CDS encoding GDSL-type esterase/lipase family protein encodes the protein MFFQLADRILNMKNRRLLNFFVLMFCSLLVFTSCGDNLASMKNLKLGAGKQVIVLGDSIASGYGVAETEAFPSVLSRQLGLPIVNRGVSGDTTAAGLSRLQTDVITGEPWLVIVELGGNDFLQKIPKAQTEQNLRQIVTTIQDKGGIVVLLGINIGLTKDTYQEIYDRIAKDTHAYLIPQIFKGILDDTRYRQDDVIHPNSAGHEILATRIAKDLQPLLAKATWPSALAKYKKVT
- a CDS encoding DNA-3-methyladenine glycosylase family protein, producing METISQSELKMDYAIALSTLKQSDPILATLIERVGACQLYEVQLSGDLLFSLSRSIFYQQLSTKAATTIHRRFLQLYPDTPFPSALDILNTPDEVLRGVGISRPKILYLKNLAQKVLDGLPTLAFFEEMDDESIIQTLTPLKGVGRWTVQMLLIFRLHRLDVLAVDDLGIRAGIRRLYNLAELPDKKTVERFGQKWQPYRSIASWYLWRSLEIYS
- a CDS encoding Rieske 2Fe-2S domain-containing protein, translated to MGTLERKGVAAVQLDLTQLALDESFAREISTDEMPAGGNDPNRFDWKEAWYPVHYVQDLDKSKPTPFTLLGRDIVIWWDKNTSSWSVFEDKCPHRLAPLSEGRIAQDGLLECPYHGWAFSGDGSCDRIPQQLDGAKAENSQRACVASLPTCDRQGLLFVYPGKPENAAKTKVPLVNLLDESPQDWICLNTFRDLPYDALTLLENVLDASHVSYTHHGTVGNRTNAGPVELEVKESGKQGFQGIWEEGPRRGTLGRQDTTFVAPALMWHDLTSKQFGRTLTVVYATPIRKGECRLFARFPFQFSSKIPAFFMKLTPRWYSHIGQNGVLEDDQIFLHYQERYLEASGGSANFAKAFYLPTKADRFVSELRKWVNNYNADPFPGASLPPPLPKEKLMDRYYSHTQKCASCSAALVKIQQIRMWFAIIGAIVWAIAPLLAVYLENALLPVAIAIAVSLGFGALWFRLGKLQRQFYEGRHIPPRNLPEKIRP
- a CDS encoding AAA family ATPase, whose protein sequence is MLESDKVQSSAEGKIKLREAYKNKNPKLTIAQLAEKASVSEDTIKRLLGTKECPNGVERWQVSQIAKVLEIEPTEIVDPKDWYPQQINQEFDALIQEKIRRFCGRTFVFDTFEKFLKDNPSGYFTVVGDAGMGKSAIAAKYVDKYQSPCYFNILAERRNRPELFLQSIRQQLINRYELREAKEDNLPTLLAKVSQKIPAGERLVIVVDALDEVEQEPGGNLLHLPTTLPDRVYFLLTRRPYTLETKRLFVSPGVVMKELDLRGEDYVNFSREDVKEYIRLFLYEDSEYKDGLRKWIQERHIAAELFVEQVADKSKNNFMYLRYILPTIAKGEYDDLSLRQLPDGLVNYYQNHWVRMGMQTKEMRKNAIILYLLVVAGKPITCDSIARITKRDKYEVLEVLENKDWFELLRRQQLKGETCYTIYHQSFADFLRDKPTLKRNEILLDDIQRLLSDGNDRIWEEIEEDEEEKIEEDEEEDENE
- a CDS encoding WD40 repeat domain-containing protein: MSRLAKRLAKMSPSDQRLFLDDPSTKAKTGQLEKLYQILTQFDFLAAKINHPEFGVQSLMADYDLLDDAEVLTHPEYNSEKVKALKLIQGALGLSARILNQDKTQLAIQLCGRLASLKMPEIQELLVQAKPSKTPWFRPLKNYLTSPTARLLFTFKGHSDSVRAVAITPDGKKAISGSDDKTLKLWNLETGSELFTFNGHSGWVRAVAITPDGKKAISGSDDKTLKLW
- a CDS encoding WD40 repeat domain-containing protein, with the protein product LETGSELFTFNGYSGWVRAVAITPDGKKAISGSYDKTLKLWNLETGKEIATFTAEYPINCCAIASDGVTIVVGEKWGQVYFLRLEGIEK
- a CDS encoding AAA family ATPase is translated as MNTTPLSPTTYPTEFRQIISEKSANFVGREFVFSAINNFLSRQNRGYFTILGAPGSGKSAILAKYVSENPQVIYYNAGVAGKNRAEEFLAIVCSELLRRIGNGNASEESWSLSLLLQKISDLLSPDERLIIAIDALDRIDANHQPPGTNLFYLPRYLPDKVYFILTRRPFLREKSGLLIEAPFQILDLSAYPQENREDVRNYINTYLSATPTPPFLRGVGGDLNINQQEFIEQLIAESDNNFMYLSQILPVIAEKLVAGSLGEELKNPFSPKETGFLTPGLAAYYQNHWQQMIGNTLDAIELAVIKILSQQKQPISAELIAEMINEDEYDVEEVLENWREFLHQEIIRGENCYSFYHSKFRDWLSQNTSP